One Pseudomonas sp. MH9.2 DNA segment encodes these proteins:
- a CDS encoding ornithine decarboxylase: MKQLKVASSVAAQACFLTSRQVVGFDQTDLTDIAAAVLTTEDVRNGMIEVISNSGFDIPVFFAVTAQDKFSRNTLPGIEDVLLQISGVFDLGSDKAEFYGDKLETAARRYEDNLLPPFFGALKRYEERGNSTFACPGHQGGQFFRKHPAGRQFFEFFGETLFRSDRCNADVEMGDLLIHEGVALAAQQRAAQIYNADKTYFVLNGTSASNKVVTNALLTPGDVVLFDRNNHKSVHQGALFQAGATPLYLETARNPYGFIGGIDAHCFDETYLRERLQEIMPEKAAAPRPFRLAVIQLGTYDGTIYNARQVVDKIGHLCDYILFDSAWVGYEQFIPMMRDCSPMLLELGPDDPGIFVTQSIHKQQAGFSQASQIHKKDRHIKGQDRYCNHHRLNNSFMAQASTSPFYPLFASLDVNARMHSGRSGLRLWSECVRAGIEARKMVMDNCTLIRPFVPPTIDGKYWQDYSTDEIASNLKFFMFHPDERWHAFEGYNEQQYFIDPCKLLFTTPGIDAVTGQYTSFGIHAGILATFLRQNGIVPEKSDLNSILFLLTPAEDKAKMHHLVAQIARFERFIKDDAPLSSVLPGIYAAHEARYKDYTIVQLCQEMHNLYAQHDVKQLQKEMFRQSHMPAIAMGPRDANLEFIRGNVELIPLESAQGRIATEGALPYPPGVLCVVPGEVWDGAALKYFLALQDAINQFPGFTPELQGVYLKQEDDGRLRAYGYVLKQ, from the coding sequence ATGAAGCAGTTGAAAGTGGCTTCCAGCGTTGCTGCACAGGCCTGTTTTCTGACCTCGCGACAGGTTGTGGGTTTTGATCAAACCGATTTGACCGACATTGCCGCCGCCGTTCTCACGACGGAAGACGTGCGCAATGGAATGATCGAGGTGATTAGTAATTCCGGGTTCGATATTCCTGTTTTTTTTGCAGTTACCGCGCAGGACAAGTTCTCTCGTAACACGCTCCCCGGCATTGAAGATGTGTTGTTACAGATCAGTGGCGTATTCGATTTGGGCAGTGACAAGGCCGAGTTCTATGGCGACAAGCTGGAAACCGCTGCCCGGCGGTATGAGGACAATCTGCTTCCCCCCTTTTTCGGTGCACTCAAACGCTATGAGGAGCGTGGCAACTCAACGTTTGCTTGCCCAGGGCACCAAGGCGGACAGTTCTTTCGCAAGCACCCTGCCGGGCGTCAGTTCTTTGAGTTTTTTGGGGAGACGCTGTTTCGCTCCGACCGCTGTAACGCCGATGTGGAGATGGGGGATCTGTTGATCCACGAAGGCGTGGCGCTGGCCGCCCAACAACGTGCGGCTCAGATTTACAACGCGGATAAAACTTACTTTGTCCTCAATGGCACCTCGGCGTCGAACAAGGTCGTGACCAATGCGCTGCTGACGCCTGGGGATGTGGTGCTGTTCGATCGAAATAACCACAAGTCGGTGCATCAAGGCGCTTTATTCCAGGCGGGCGCCACGCCGCTTTATCTGGAAACAGCACGCAACCCCTACGGCTTTATCGGCGGTATCGACGCGCACTGTTTTGACGAAACGTACCTGCGTGAGCGTCTGCAGGAAATCATGCCCGAAAAAGCCGCTGCACCAAGGCCGTTCCGGCTGGCGGTGATTCAGTTGGGGACCTACGACGGTACGATTTATAACGCCCGTCAGGTAGTCGACAAGATAGGCCATCTCTGCGACTATATTCTGTTCGACTCGGCATGGGTGGGCTATGAGCAATTCATTCCCATGATGCGCGACTGTTCGCCAATGTTGCTGGAGCTGGGTCCTGATGACCCCGGCATTTTTGTGACGCAATCGATTCACAAACAACAGGCCGGTTTCTCTCAAGCATCGCAAATCCACAAAAAAGACCGTCACATTAAAGGGCAGGATCGCTACTGCAATCACCATCGCCTGAATAACTCGTTCATGGCGCAGGCGTCGACCAGTCCGTTCTATCCACTGTTTGCCTCGCTCGATGTCAATGCCCGCATGCACAGCGGCCGCAGCGGCCTGCGTTTGTGGAGCGAGTGCGTACGCGCCGGTATTGAGGCGCGCAAAATGGTGATGGACAACTGCACATTGATCAGGCCGTTCGTGCCGCCGACTATCGATGGCAAATACTGGCAGGATTATTCCACCGACGAGATTGCCAGCAACCTCAAGTTTTTCATGTTTCACCCCGATGAACGCTGGCATGCGTTCGAAGGGTATAACGAGCAGCAATACTTCATTGACCCGTGCAAGTTGTTGTTCACCACGCCGGGCATTGATGCAGTCACCGGCCAATACACAAGCTTCGGGATCCATGCCGGTATCCTGGCGACCTTCCTGCGTCAGAACGGGATCGTGCCGGAAAAAAGCGACCTGAACTCGATTCTGTTTCTGCTTACGCCCGCCGAAGACAAGGCCAAGATGCACCACTTGGTGGCTCAGATAGCCCGGTTCGAGCGGTTTATCAAAGACGACGCGCCGTTGAGCAGCGTATTGCCCGGTATTTATGCCGCGCACGAAGCCCGTTATAAAGACTACACCATCGTTCAGTTGTGTCAGGAAATGCACAACCTGTATGCGCAGCATGACGTCAAACAGTTGCAGAAAGAGATGTTCCGGCAGTCGCACATGCCCGCAATCGCAATGGGCCCGCGCGACGCCAACCTGGAGTTCATCCGTGGCAACGTTGAGCTCATTCCTCTGGAAAGTGCGCAAGGGCGTATCGCCACGGAGGGCGCGTTGCCGTATCCGCCAGGTGTGCTGTGCGTGGTGCCCGGTGAGGTCTGGGACGGTGCGGCGCTGAAGTACTTCCTCGCACTCCAAGACGCTATCAATCAGTTCCCGGGGTTCACCCCGGAATTGCAGGGCGTGTACCTGAAACAAGAAGACGATGGCCGCCTGCGGGCTTATGGCTACGTGCTCAAGCAGTAA
- the potE gene encoding putrescine-ornithine antiporter: MGTAVKKMSVVQLTVLTAVNMFGSGIVMLPSKLAQVGTISIFSWIVTALGSLALAYAFAKCGRFSRKAGGMGGYAEYAFGRSGNFMSNYTYGVSLLIANIAIAITAVGYSVVLFKTSLSPVATAMAAIALLWVTMFANFGGARITGRIGNVTIWGVILPVVVLSIIGWFWFDFSTYRAAWNPHNMPFMQAVGASISITLWAFLGLESACANTDAVENPERNVPIAVLGGTLASAVIYIVSTNVIAGMIPNAELVSSTAPFGLAFATMFTPLVGNIVMGLMIVACIGSLLGWQFTIGQVFKSSADVGYFMKIFGKVTKTDTPVAGMLVLLACQTALSLMTISPDLSGQFDRLVNLAVVTNLVPYLMSMAALMTIQQAANVTPRQALLANIVAYIAAAYSYYALFSAGADAMMLGGIVTMLGWTLYGTVSRRFMKDGSPQPVGEKLSV; the protein is encoded by the coding sequence ATGGGAACTGCAGTTAAAAAAATGAGTGTGGTGCAGCTGACCGTGCTGACGGCTGTCAACATGTTCGGGTCGGGCATTGTCATGCTGCCGAGCAAACTGGCGCAGGTCGGGACGATATCAATTTTCTCTTGGATCGTGACCGCGCTGGGCTCATTGGCACTGGCTTATGCGTTTGCCAAGTGTGGGCGCTTCAGCCGTAAGGCTGGCGGTATGGGGGGGTATGCCGAGTACGCGTTCGGGCGTTCGGGCAACTTCATGTCCAACTACACGTATGGCGTGTCGCTGCTGATCGCCAACATTGCAATCGCTATTACGGCAGTGGGCTATTCGGTCGTCCTGTTCAAAACATCGCTATCACCAGTTGCCACTGCGATGGCCGCTATCGCGCTGCTCTGGGTCACGATGTTTGCCAACTTCGGGGGGGCAAGGATCACTGGTCGGATTGGTAACGTCACCATTTGGGGGGTCATCCTGCCGGTTGTCGTCCTTTCGATAATCGGCTGGTTCTGGTTCGACTTCTCAACCTATCGAGCGGCCTGGAACCCCCATAACATGCCGTTTATGCAAGCAGTAGGGGCCTCGATCTCGATCACCTTGTGGGCTTTCCTGGGGCTCGAGTCCGCATGCGCCAACACCGATGCCGTCGAGAACCCGGAGCGTAATGTGCCGATCGCCGTGCTGGGGGGAACCTTGGCTTCAGCAGTGATCTACATCGTCTCGACCAACGTGATTGCGGGGATGATTCCCAATGCTGAGCTGGTCAGCTCGACGGCACCCTTTGGTCTGGCGTTTGCCACGATGTTTACGCCTCTGGTGGGCAACATTGTCATGGGCCTGATGATTGTGGCCTGTATTGGTTCGTTATTGGGGTGGCAGTTCACCATTGGCCAAGTGTTCAAGAGCTCGGCGGATGTCGGGTACTTCATGAAAATCTTCGGCAAGGTGACCAAGACCGATACGCCTGTCGCCGGTATGCTCGTCTTGTTGGCATGCCAGACAGCGTTGTCGTTGATGACCATCAGCCCGGACCTGAGTGGGCAGTTCGACCGACTCGTTAATCTGGCGGTGGTGACCAATCTGGTCCCCTATCTGATGTCCATGGCGGCCTTGATGACGATTCAACAAGCCGCAAACGTAACCCCGCGCCAGGCGTTACTGGCTAATATTGTCGCTTACATTGCCGCAGCCTACAGTTACTACGCACTCTTCAGCGCCGGTGCAGACGCGATGATGCTGGGTGGCATTGTGACGATGTTGGGTTGGACATTGTACGGTACTGTTTCCCGACGTTTTATGAAGGACGGAAGCCCTCAGCCAGTCGGCGAAAAGCTATCGGTTTGA
- a CDS encoding phosphoketolase family protein produces the protein MYIFNPLLSSADNPSAVPIASPELNDVGPLSADLLDRMHRYWLAANYLCVGQIYLKANALLREPLTAEHIKPRLLGHWGTSAGQNFIYVHLNRLISEQHVEMVYISGPGHGGPTLNACAWLEGTYSEVHAEITPDEAGMLRFFRSFSTPGGVPSHCGPHTPNSLHEGGELGYSLVHAFGAAFDNPELLVTCVIGDGEAETCPLEGSWKSIRFLNPRDDGAVLPILHLNGYKISGPTVEARTDDADLVELYRGRGYEPIIVAGDDLPGMHQRFAAALDASYASIRDIQRRARNEGLVERLRWPMIILRSPKGWTGPKVVDGLPVEGTFRAHQVPLANVIQNPQHLAQLEAWMRSYSPQTLFDDNGALVPELQALTPPAALRMGAVPHVNGGRVLTALDLPDFADYGLEVPGPGEVIAEAPRKLGEYLRDVIRFNPTNFRVFGPDETNSNRLNAVFEATNRTATGPVLEIDDHLAPNGRVMEVLSEHLCEGWLEGYLLTGRHGMWSTYEAFAQVVDSMVTQHAKWLQQSREFQWRRPLASLNVLLTSHAWRNDHNGFSHQSTGFVDNVLQRRSDVVRVYYPPDSNCLVNVFDHCLRSRNYVNVVTCGKQPDFQWLDFDAALKHCSQGASIWNFASSDEGDDPDVVLACAGDVPTTEAVAAAWLLQKYVPGIRVRLVNVVDLCILSNPETRPHGMDHGSFEALFTRDAPVMFAFHGSTWVIHSMVHGRANEARFHVRGFSDRGTTTTPFDMVVLNQMSRYQLAIDALSHVPRLCVHSQNAVSYFESQLRKHHTYIREHFEDLPEIRNWHWTADFSQPDSPPPLAKGHVRGQLFTDA, from the coding sequence ATGTATATTTTCAACCCGCTGCTGTCCAGCGCTGATAACCCGTCAGCCGTACCGATCGCGTCGCCTGAACTTAACGACGTCGGTCCACTCTCCGCCGACCTGCTTGATCGCATGCATCGTTACTGGCTCGCCGCCAATTACCTGTGTGTCGGGCAGATCTACCTCAAGGCCAACGCGCTGTTGCGCGAGCCCCTGACTGCCGAGCACATCAAGCCGCGCCTGCTGGGACATTGGGGAACATCGGCGGGGCAAAACTTCATCTACGTGCACTTGAACAGGCTCATCAGCGAGCAGCATGTCGAGATGGTCTATATCTCTGGACCCGGGCATGGCGGCCCTACGCTCAATGCCTGCGCCTGGCTGGAGGGCACTTACAGCGAGGTGCACGCTGAGATAACGCCGGACGAGGCGGGCATGTTGCGGTTTTTCCGCAGTTTCTCCACGCCAGGCGGCGTGCCCAGCCACTGTGGTCCGCACACGCCCAATTCCCTGCATGAGGGCGGCGAACTGGGTTATTCGCTGGTGCATGCCTTCGGCGCTGCGTTTGACAATCCCGAGTTGCTGGTGACCTGCGTGATTGGTGATGGCGAGGCCGAGACATGTCCACTGGAGGGCAGCTGGAAGAGCATCCGTTTTCTCAATCCCCGCGACGATGGTGCGGTGTTGCCGATTTTGCACCTCAATGGTTACAAAATCTCCGGCCCCACCGTGGAAGCGCGCACAGACGATGCCGACCTTGTCGAGCTGTACCGTGGACGCGGTTATGAACCGATTATTGTCGCGGGCGACGATTTGCCAGGCATGCATCAACGTTTTGCGGCGGCCCTGGATGCGTCCTACGCCAGCATACGTGACATCCAGCGTCGTGCGCGGAACGAGGGGCTGGTCGAGCGTTTGCGTTGGCCGATGATTATTTTGCGCAGCCCTAAAGGCTGGACCGGGCCGAAGGTGGTCGACGGTCTGCCGGTCGAAGGCACATTCCGCGCGCATCAGGTGCCACTGGCCAATGTGATCCAGAATCCACAACACTTGGCCCAGCTCGAGGCCTGGATGCGCAGCTATTCGCCACAGACGTTGTTTGATGACAACGGTGCGCTGGTGCCTGAACTGCAGGCACTGACCCCGCCGGCCGCGTTGCGTATGGGCGCTGTTCCTCACGTCAACGGCGGGCGAGTGCTGACCGCGCTAGACCTGCCAGACTTTGCCGACTATGGCCTGGAAGTGCCAGGGCCAGGCGAAGTGATCGCTGAGGCGCCGCGCAAGCTGGGCGAATACTTGCGTGACGTGATTCGCTTCAACCCTACCAACTTCCGCGTGTTCGGGCCGGATGAAACCAATTCCAACCGACTCAATGCGGTGTTTGAAGCCACCAACCGAACGGCTACGGGACCGGTACTCGAGATCGACGATCACCTCGCGCCCAATGGCCGGGTGATGGAGGTGCTCAGCGAGCATTTGTGCGAGGGCTGGCTGGAGGGTTATTTGCTTACGGGGCGCCACGGCATGTGGTCGACCTATGAGGCTTTCGCCCAAGTCGTCGACTCCATGGTGACGCAACATGCCAAATGGTTGCAGCAGAGTCGCGAGTTTCAGTGGCGCCGCCCATTGGCCTCGCTCAATGTGCTGCTCACCAGCCATGCCTGGCGCAACGACCATAATGGTTTCAGTCATCAGTCCACGGGCTTTGTCGACAATGTGTTGCAACGTCGTTCCGACGTGGTGCGGGTGTACTACCCGCCGGACTCCAACTGCCTGGTCAACGTGTTCGATCACTGCTTGCGCAGCCGCAATTACGTGAACGTGGTGACCTGCGGCAAGCAGCCGGATTTCCAGTGGCTGGATTTCGACGCTGCGCTGAAACACTGCTCTCAAGGCGCATCGATCTGGAATTTCGCCAGCAGCGATGAGGGTGACGATCCCGATGTGGTGTTAGCGTGCGCTGGCGATGTACCGACCACCGAGGCGGTGGCGGCGGCATGGCTGCTGCAGAAATATGTCCCCGGCATCCGCGTACGGCTGGTCAATGTCGTGGACCTGTGCATTCTCAGCAACCCGGAAACGCGCCCCCACGGTATGGATCATGGGTCGTTTGAGGCCTTGTTCACCCGTGATGCACCGGTGATGTTCGCCTTCCATGGTTCTACCTGGGTCATCCACTCCATGGTGCATGGCCGGGCCAACGAAGCCCGCTTCCATGTTCGTGGTTTCTCTGATCGGGGCACCACGACCACACCGTTTGACATGGTGGTGCTTAATCAGATGAGTCGCTACCAACTCGCTATCGACGCATTGAGCCATGTGCCGCGCCTGTGTGTTCATAGCCAGAATGCGGTGAGTTATTTCGAAAGCCAGTTGCGCAAGCATCACACGTACATTCGCGAGCACTTCGAGGACCTTCCAGAGATACGCAATTGGCACTGGACCGCTGACTTCAGCCAGCCTGACAGCCCGCCGCCATTAGCCAAGGGGCATGTAAGAGGCCAGCTCTTTACCGATGCCTGA